Within Cryptosporangium aurantiacum, the genomic segment CGCTGGCCGGGAGAATCGTCCGCGAGAACCCCACGGTGGAGTTCGCGGCCGTCGCGGGGCCACCCCTGCACGGTCTGGCTCCGCTCGACGAGCTGGTCCGGCAGGTCGACCCCGACGACGGCGCCGAGGAGATCGAAGGCGTCTACTTCTTCTACTCCTCCGGCACGACCGGAGCGCCCAAAGGCATCCTGCCCGGACACGACTTCCCGCCGTTCGGCACCGGCCTGCCGATCGAGCACACGATGGCCGCGCGCTTCGGCTTCGGGCCCGACAGCGTGTACCTCTGCCCCGCCCCGCTGTACCACGCGGCGCCCGCCGGGTGGTCCCTCGGCACGATCCGGAACGGCGGAACCGTCGTCCTGCTCGAACGGTTCGACCCGGCGGACTGCCTCGCGGCGATGGAGCGGTACCGGGTCACGCACGCCCAGTTCGTCCCCACCCACTTCGTCCGGATGCTCAAGCTGCCCGCGGAGCAACGCGCGCGCTACGACCTCTCCTCCCTGCGGTCCGTCGTCCACGCGGCCGCGCCCTGCCCCATCGACGTCAAGCACGCGATGATCGACTGGCTGGGGCCGAAGCTCGTCGAGTTTTACGCCGGCAGCGAGGGCGCCGGGATGACCGTGGCGACCTCCGAGGACTGGCTCGCACATCCGGGCACCGTCGGGCGAGCCGCGGTCGGCACGGTGCACATCGTCGGCGACGACGGCGCGGAGCTGCCGGCCGGCGAGATCGGATCGATCTGGTTCTCCGGCGGCGGCAG encodes:
- a CDS encoding acyl-CoA synthetase; translation: MHLGDLAALHPEKPAVVMPDGRTLTYAELDLGSRQVADLLRSRGVGTRDHIAVLMENCPEFLVVALGAQRAGVYWTPVNWHLTADEAAYVVRDCGARALFASPQVAALAGRIVRENPTVEFAAVAGPPLHGLAPLDELVRQVDPDDGAEEIEGVYFFYSSGTTGAPKGILPGHDFPPFGTGLPIEHTMAARFGFGPDSVYLCPAPLYHAAPAGWSLGTIRNGGTVVLLERFDPADCLAAMERYRVTHAQFVPTHFVRMLKLPAEQRARYDLSSLRSVVHAAAPCPIDVKHAMIDWLGPKLVEFYAGSEGAGMTVATSEDWLAHPGTVGRAAVGTVHIVGDDGAELPAGEIGSIWFSGGGSFEYHNDPEKTAGAHDERGRATLGDLGHLDEDGFLYLADRRTDLIISGGVNVYPAEIENALVMHPAVADVAVIGVPDPEMGQSVRAVVQPEAGTDPTAELAEELVRHCRERLAGFKCPRSIVFTAELPRLPSGKLLRRRVREAFAD